Proteins from a single region of Phycisphaeraceae bacterium D3-23:
- a CDS encoding FliM/FliN family flagellar motor switch protein, which translates to MATTTDTILQLKVPLIVSIASRSATVDEVLALGPGTILEMGKHADEELDVLINNKPVGTGSPVKVGEKFGIRVNTVGTPRERAEAIAGEAELS; encoded by the coding sequence ATGGCCACCACGACTGACACTATCCTGCAGCTCAAGGTCCCACTGATCGTCTCGATCGCCTCGCGTAGCGCGACGGTGGACGAGGTCCTCGCGCTTGGGCCGGGCACGATCCTGGAGATGGGCAAGCACGCGGACGAAGAGCTTGACGTGCTGATCAACAACAAGCCCGTCGGCACCGGCTCGCCGGTCAAGGTCGGCGAGAAGTTCGGCATCCGCGTCAACACCGTCGGCACCCCCCGCGAGCGTGCCGAGGCCATCGCGGGCGAGGCGGAGCTCTCGTGA
- the holA gene encoding DNA polymerase III subunit delta produces the protein MAKKKTPSRKAASPVDGSTRILVLAGNEEMVAKQHMDTLRNAVAAEHGEVEVFSFAGKSATVADVFDELRSYSLMMTYKLVVVDDADQWVKQHRDALQRYAEAPVDHATLVLRAPTWHKGNVDKQIAKVGAVIKCEPPKPPEAAAWLVARAPAVHGVELEKRAASLLVDRLGPHLMLLDTELAKLSLMTEGPAGGKQKVTADLVARAVGQASEEKAWVIQEPLLKGIASGSAKAPLEMVRELVDLAGHDEVPVMWALIDLTRKLSVACAMKAAGESEQSIAKAAKVWGPQVNPFMAVVRKLSPAAAAGMLREALRADRRSKSGQGTPRRNLEGMCVTLTDRTHSAKIAR, from the coding sequence ATGGCCAAGAAGAAGACCCCATCCCGCAAAGCCGCGTCGCCCGTCGATGGCTCGACGCGTATCCTCGTGCTCGCCGGCAACGAAGAGATGGTCGCCAAGCAGCACATGGACACGCTGCGCAACGCCGTCGCGGCCGAGCACGGCGAGGTCGAGGTGTTCAGCTTCGCCGGCAAGAGCGCGACCGTTGCGGACGTGTTCGATGAGCTGCGCAGCTATTCGCTGATGATGACGTACAAGCTGGTCGTGGTGGATGATGCGGACCAGTGGGTCAAGCAGCACCGCGACGCGCTGCAGCGGTACGCGGAGGCGCCGGTCGATCATGCGACGCTGGTGCTTCGTGCGCCGACCTGGCACAAGGGCAACGTCGATAAGCAGATCGCGAAGGTCGGTGCGGTGATCAAGTGCGAGCCCCCTAAGCCCCCCGAGGCGGCGGCGTGGCTGGTCGCGCGTGCGCCCGCGGTGCACGGGGTCGAGCTGGAGAAGCGTGCGGCGTCGCTCTTGGTCGATCGGCTCGGGCCGCACCTGATGCTGCTCGACACCGAGCTCGCGAAGCTGTCGCTCATGACAGAGGGCCCGGCGGGGGGCAAGCAGAAAGTCACGGCCGACCTCGTCGCCCGTGCGGTGGGGCAGGCGAGCGAGGAGAAGGCGTGGGTGATCCAGGAGCCGCTCTTGAAGGGGATCGCGTCGGGCTCGGCGAAAGCGCCGCTGGAGATGGTGCGGGAGTTGGTGGACCTGGCGGGGCATGACGAGGTGCCGGTGATGTGGGCGCTGATCGACCTGACGCGGAAGCTGTCGGTGGCGTGTGCGATGAAGGCGGCGGGTGAGAGCGAGCAGTCCATCGCGAAGGCGGCGAAGGTCTGGGGCCCGCAGGTCAACCCGTTTATGGCGGTGGTGCGGAAGTTGAGCCCTGCGGCGGCGGCGGGGATGCTCCGCGAGGCCTTACGGGCGGATCGTCGGAGCAAGAGCGGCCAAGGCACCCCCCGGCGAAATCTTGAAGGGATGTGCGTCACCCTGACCGATAGAACTCATAGCGCAAAGATTGCGCGGTAG
- the mgtE gene encoding magnesium transporter, whose product MVQETDDKAGAVVELEALVAEGGGDAVASFLHLLPPEDTAYTVSHLTEDTRTQMLSLLSEHDAPLAADLLEHFVDEHAAEMIEQLEPDTAALIVDEMDSDEQVDVLAEMDDADAEAILAEMTPEEAHDTRKRLEYDEDTAGGLMITEYLAYHEDQPVREVTVDLQENAEQYGEYEVRYVYAIDTAGRLTGVVPLRSILLVPPTRPIVSIKVDEAMTVNVDTHLDDLHDLFDRVDLFAIPVLDQGKLVGVVQRASVQEAVGDREAEQFLRFGGIIGGEELRSMSIGSRAARRLTFLLPIMLLLLASASIIALFEGTVKELPILAAFLPVVAGICGSGGNQAVAVSIRELSLGLIGPGDFRRVLFKELVVAGLIGLGLGAVLFVIVLVWMQSLYLALLLGVSIPFVVTVSKCIGGTVPVLLKKIGVDPAMAAGPIVTTVVDLVGFFTVLMLASLMLEKLRESLGA is encoded by the coding sequence ATGGTTCAGGAGACGGACGACAAGGCGGGCGCGGTGGTGGAGCTCGAGGCGCTTGTGGCCGAGGGCGGGGGCGATGCGGTCGCGTCGTTTCTGCACCTGCTGCCGCCCGAAGATACCGCCTACACCGTCTCGCACCTGACCGAGGATACGCGGACGCAGATGCTGTCGCTGTTGTCAGAACACGACGCGCCGCTGGCGGCCGACCTGCTCGAGCACTTTGTCGACGAGCACGCGGCGGAGATGATCGAGCAGCTCGAACCCGACACCGCGGCGTTGATCGTCGACGAGATGGACTCGGACGAGCAGGTCGATGTCCTGGCGGAGATGGACGACGCCGACGCCGAGGCGATCCTCGCGGAGATGACGCCCGAGGAGGCGCACGATACCCGCAAGCGTCTGGAGTACGACGAAGACACGGCCGGGGGGCTGATGATCACGGAGTACCTGGCGTACCACGAGGACCAGCCGGTGCGCGAGGTGACGGTGGACCTGCAGGAAAACGCCGAGCAGTATGGCGAGTACGAGGTGCGCTACGTCTACGCGATCGACACGGCCGGCCGGCTGACGGGCGTGGTCCCGCTGCGTTCGATCTTGCTCGTCCCGCCGACGAGGCCGATCGTTTCGATCAAGGTCGACGAGGCGATGACGGTTAATGTCGATACGCACCTGGACGACCTGCACGACCTGTTCGACCGCGTCGACCTGTTTGCGATCCCGGTGCTGGACCAGGGCAAGCTGGTCGGTGTGGTGCAGCGTGCGTCGGTGCAGGAGGCGGTCGGCGACCGTGAGGCCGAGCAGTTCCTGCGCTTCGGCGGCATCATCGGCGGCGAAGAGCTGCGCTCGATGTCGATCGGCTCGCGCGCGGCGCGTCGGCTGACGTTCCTGCTGCCCATCATGCTGCTTCTGCTCGCTTCGGCGTCCATCATCGCGCTGTTCGAGGGCACGGTGAAGGAGCTGCCGATCCTCGCGGCCTTCCTGCCGGTCGTCGCGGGTATCTGCGGCAGCGGCGGGAACCAGGCGGTGGCGGTGAGCATCCGCGAGCTGTCGCTGGGGCTCATCGGGCCGGGCGACTTTCGGCGGGTGCTATTCAAAGAACTTGTCGTCGCGGGGCTGATCGGCCTTGGGCTGGGGGCCGTGCTGTTCGTCATCGTCCTGGTTTGGATGCAGAGCTTGTATCTGGCGCTGCTCCTGGGGGTCTCCATCCCGTTCGTCGTCACGGTGTCCAAGTGCATCGGCGGGACCGTGCCGGTGCTGCTCAAAAAAATTGGCGTCGACCCTGCGATGGCGGCGGGGCCGATCGTGACGACGGTTGTCGACTTGGTCGGCTTCTTTACCGTGCTCATGCTCGCGTCACTGATGCTTGAAAAGCTGCGTGAATCGTTAGGGGCTTAG
- the surE gene encoding 5'/3'-nucleotidase SurE has protein sequence MRILLTNDDGIDAAGLHALYRAVADLGTVHVVAPAKVQSATSHAITLHKPMDVTPYPCDLFEGLAVHGRPADCVKLAVAELLPGPVDLVLSGINHGANVGVNVHYSGTVGAAREGAFLGLPAIALSLHIGDWGHDHWARAAGHAREAIDVVLAEGVPPATLVNINVPILDDGKAPMGMRAVPLNTSAMHDRYTVTAGPDGQMRYQAQDSMSFSDRGEGTDVDTVFAGYTTLTPLHFEQTDHAAVERLAKRLDA, from the coding sequence ATGCGTATCCTCCTCACCAACGACGACGGCATCGACGCGGCCGGGCTGCACGCGCTCTACCGCGCGGTGGCGGACCTGGGCACGGTCCACGTCGTCGCCCCGGCGAAGGTGCAGTCGGCGACGAGCCACGCGATCACGCTGCACAAGCCGATGGACGTGACGCCCTACCCCTGCGACCTGTTTGAAGGGCTCGCGGTGCACGGCCGGCCGGCGGACTGCGTGAAGCTCGCGGTGGCGGAGCTGCTGCCCGGGCCGGTGGACCTGGTCCTGAGCGGGATCAACCACGGGGCGAACGTCGGGGTGAATGTCCATTACTCGGGCACGGTCGGCGCGGCCCGCGAGGGCGCGTTCCTCGGGCTGCCCGCGATCGCGCTGAGTCTGCACATCGGCGACTGGGGCCACGACCACTGGGCCCGGGCCGCGGGTCATGCGCGCGAGGCGATCGATGTCGTGCTGGCCGAGGGCGTTCCGCCGGCGACGCTAGTGAACATCAACGTGCCGATCCTCGATGATGGCAAGGCACCTATGGGCATGCGGGCCGTGCCGCTCAACACGTCGGCCATGCACGACCGCTACACCGTTACCGCCGGCCCCGACGGCCAGATGCGATACCAGGCCCAGGACTCGATGTCGTTCTCCGACCGAGGCGAAGGCACCGACGTCGATACGGTCTTCGCGGGCTACACGACACTGACCCCGCTGCATTTCGAGCAGACGGACCACGCCGCGGTGGAACGGTTGGCCAAACGCCTCGACGCGTAG
- a CDS encoding DNA-directed RNA polymerase subunit alpha — MRIRWRGLELPHRVVPSEETLTETYGKFVIEPFERGFGTTVGNALRRILLSSLEGAAVTAIKIKGAAHEFTSLEGVMEDVTDITLNVKNMVVSLDGEETRTMRLQAEGPGEVTCDLIEADTSVTIHNPTSVLATLTKQIDFDIEFVVKNGRGYVPASEQYQKSDDEDQEVGMIPVDAIFSPVTRVRYKVEDTRVGQKTNYDKLTLEVWTNGTISPEMALVEAAKILRKHLNPFVQYFELGEEIASESAAAAAKVDEDLIRKLEMSVAELDLSVRAANCLESAKIVLVADLVSMPESDLLKVRSFGRTSLREVKRKLVDLGLELGMELPAEVRRTEGAGILMDSEEEASADIEEEVEAEAEE; from the coding sequence ATGCGTATCCGCTGGCGAGGCCTCGAGCTACCCCACCGTGTGGTCCCTTCCGAGGAGACCCTGACCGAAACCTATGGCAAGTTTGTCATCGAGCCGTTCGAACGTGGCTTTGGCACGACCGTCGGCAACGCGCTTCGGCGCATCCTGCTGTCGTCGCTCGAAGGCGCGGCGGTCACCGCGATCAAGATCAAGGGCGCGGCCCACGAATTCACCTCGCTCGAAGGCGTGATGGAAGATGTCACCGACATCACCCTCAACGTCAAGAACATGGTCGTCTCGCTTGACGGCGAAGAGACCCGGACGATGCGGCTCCAGGCCGAGGGCCCGGGTGAAGTGACCTGTGACCTGATCGAGGCCGACACGTCCGTCACGATCCACAACCCGACGAGCGTGCTTGCGACGCTGACCAAGCAGATCGACTTCGACATCGAGTTCGTCGTCAAGAACGGCCGGGGCTATGTCCCCGCGTCCGAGCAGTACCAGAAGTCGGACGATGAAGACCAGGAAGTCGGCATGATCCCGGTCGATGCGATCTTCTCGCCCGTGACGCGCGTGCGTTACAAGGTCGAAGACACCCGTGTCGGTCAGAAGACCAACTACGACAAGCTGACGCTTGAGGTCTGGACCAACGGCACGATCTCGCCCGAGATGGCGCTGGTCGAGGCCGCGAAGATCCTGCGCAAGCATCTTAACCCGTTCGTGCAGTACTTCGAGCTGGGCGAAGAGATCGCCAGCGAGTCGGCCGCCGCGGCCGCGAAGGTCGACGAAGACCTGATCCGCAAGCTGGAGATGTCCGTCGCCGAGCTCGACCTGTCGGTGCGTGCTGCGAACTGCCTCGAATCGGCGAAGATCGTCCTGGTCGCCGACCTGGTGTCGATGCCCGAGTCGGACCTGCTGAAGGTCCGCAGCTTCGGCCGCACGTCGCTGCGTGAAGTGAAGCGTAAGCTCGTCGACCTCGGGCTTGAGCTCGGTATGGAGCTGCCCGCCGAAGTCCGCCGGACCGAAGGTGCCGGCATCCTGATGGATTCGGAAGAAGAGGCCTCGGCCGACATCGAAGAAGAAGTCGAAGCAGAAGCGGAAGAGTAG
- the rpsK gene encoding 30S ribosomal protein S11, with protein MAKSKKIRKNVTRGIAHVKASFNNTIVTITDVNGETLCWGSAGTVNFKGSRKSTPFAATRAAEECAGKAKKFGMREVEVKVKGAGPGRESAVTALQRGGLKITAVEDHTPIPHNGCRARKKRRV; from the coding sequence ATGGCCAAGAGCAAGAAGATTCGCAAGAACGTCACGCGTGGCATCGCCCACGTCAAAGCCAGCTTCAACAACACCATCGTCACCATCACCGACGTCAACGGCGAGACCCTGTGCTGGGGCTCGGCGGGCACGGTGAACTTCAAGGGCTCGCGTAAGAGCACCCCCTTCGCCGCCACCCGCGCGGCCGAGGAGTGTGCCGGTAAAGCCAAGAAGTTCGGGATGCGTGAAGTCGAGGTCAAGGTCAAGGGCGCCGGCCCGGGCCGTGAATCCGCCGTCACCGCGCTGCAGCGCGGCGGGCTGAAGATCACCGCCGTCGAAGACCACACCCCCATCCCGCACAATGGCTGCCGCGCCCGCAAGAAGCGCCGCGTGTAG
- the rpsM gene encoding 30S ribosomal protein S13 yields the protein MPRIAGIDVPDNKPLRYALRYIYGIGPKFADDLLTESGLDGTQRAKELSEDDIAKINGIIEAKYIIEGALRRQTTQHIQRLRDIRCYRGDRHRHGLPVRGQRTQTNARTRKGRKKTVAGKKSVKGMK from the coding sequence ATGCCCCGTATCGCCGGTATCGACGTCCCCGACAACAAGCCACTCCGCTACGCGCTCCGCTACATCTACGGCATCGGCCCGAAGTTTGCGGACGACCTGCTCACCGAGTCGGGCCTGGACGGCACGCAGCGCGCCAAAGAACTCAGCGAAGACGACATCGCCAAGATCAACGGCATCATCGAGGCCAAGTACATCATCGAGGGTGCCCTGCGTCGCCAGACGACCCAGCACATCCAGCGCCTCCGTGATATCCGCTGCTACCGCGGCGACCGTCACCGCCACGGCCTGCCCGTCCGGGGCCAGCGCACCCAGACCAATGCCCGCACCCGCAAGGGCCGCAAGAAGACCGTCGCCGGCAAGAAGTCGGTCAAGGGCATGAAGTAA
- the ykgO gene encoding type B 50S ribosomal protein L36, producing MKILSSLRSAKVRHADCKVVRRRGKVFVICKTNPRFKARQR from the coding sequence ATGAAGATCCTCAGCTCCCTCCGCAGCGCCAAGGTCCGCCACGCCGACTGTAAAGTCGTCCGCCGCCGCGGCAAGGTGTTTGTCATCTGCAAGACCAACCCGCGCTTTAAGGCCCGCCAGCGCTAA
- the infA gene encoding translation initiation factor IF-1 — MPKEDTIQLEGEVIDAMPNAMFKVKLENDHEIIAHISGKMRKFYIRILPGDRVTVEISPYDLTKGRITYRH, encoded by the coding sequence TTGCCCAAAGAAGACACGATCCAACTTGAAGGCGAAGTGATCGACGCCATGCCCAATGCCATGTTCAAGGTGAAGCTGGAGAACGATCACGAGATCATCGCCCACATCTCCGGGAAGATGCGCAAGTTCTACATCCGCATCCTTCCGGGCGACCGGGTGACCGTCGAGATCAGCCCCTACGACTTGACCAAGGGTCGGATTACGTACCGGCACTGA
- the map gene encoding type I methionyl aminopeptidase — translation MAVIFKTQDEIQKMRVAGRVVRKVHDRVREICKPGITTREIDVEAQRVIDESGAVGLFKGYPGPTPFPGTLCISLNEEVVHGIGSDRQVQDGDIVGIDCGVKVDGWCGDAATTILVGEVPKDVRQMCEATEHCLNIAIENVRPGRRWSQIADLMQRYAEARGYGVVQEFVGHGIGRSMHEDPKVPNYANRETRRHDIELREGIVLAIEPMLTLGKRAVKTLADGWTVVTKDGKASAHYEHTVAVTSAGAEVLTDGN, via the coding sequence ATGGCAGTGATTTTCAAGACACAAGACGAGATACAAAAGATGCGGGTCGCGGGCCGGGTGGTCCGCAAGGTGCATGACCGGGTCCGAGAGATCTGCAAGCCGGGCATCACGACCCGAGAGATCGACGTTGAAGCGCAGCGCGTGATCGACGAAAGCGGGGCGGTCGGCCTGTTCAAGGGCTACCCCGGACCGACCCCCTTCCCCGGCACGCTCTGCATCAGCCTGAACGAAGAAGTCGTTCACGGCATCGGCTCGGATCGGCAGGTCCAGGACGGCGACATCGTTGGGATCGACTGCGGTGTGAAGGTCGATGGCTGGTGTGGGGATGCGGCGACCACGATCCTCGTCGGCGAGGTGCCCAAAGACGTACGGCAGATGTGTGAAGCGACCGAGCACTGCCTGAACATCGCGATCGAGAACGTCCGCCCTGGGCGGCGTTGGAGCCAGATCGCCGACTTGATGCAGCGCTACGCCGAGGCCCGGGGCTACGGCGTGGTGCAAGAGTTTGTTGGACACGGCATCGGCCGGAGCATGCACGAAGACCCCAAGGTCCCTAACTACGCAAACCGCGAGACACGACGACACGACATCGAGCTGCGGGAAGGCATCGTCCTCGCCATCGAGCCCATGCTCACCCTCGGCAAGCGGGCCGTCAAAACACTGGCCGACGGATGGACAGTCGTCACGAAAGACGGCAAAGCATCGGCCCACTACGAACACACGGTGGCCGTCACCAGCGCCGGGGCAGAAGTCCTGACCGACGGCAACTAG
- the secY gene encoding preprotein translocase subunit SecY gives MLQAFINMWRIKELRNKLLFTLSMLAIYRIGFFIPLPGVNQEVLSKSLGNATGGLGNLVSYMQIFTGGSLSQSTIFGLGIMPYISAAIIFQLLGSVSERLKALKKEGPVGQQKIQEYTRYATVALCLVQAIFWLRYMPSIGAVYPEYVSSPIYWVCGVLGLTAGSVFLMWLGEQIDKYGIGNGVSLIITAGIIAGMPNAIGQIVGGFSLTGEGGEYDIMTVIFLVASFVLVVAGAVIITQGQRRIPIQQAKHTRGRRVYGGQKSYLPLRVNHGGVMPIIFASSLMIFPSILLAWLVPQFPQTPGDTGFTAVMASIVGFLNRELGDMTGYIYAVLYLAMIYFFSYFWTSVQFNPEETATNLRDHGSFIPGLRPGPRTAEYLETVMERITYVGAGFLCAIAIVPTIVSAFFGIPFMITQFLGGTGLLICVSVMLDFVQRIEAQLMMRNYSGFLEGGGGGGSKIRRTR, from the coding sequence ATGCTTCAAGCATTCATCAACATGTGGCGGATCAAGGAGCTGCGCAACAAGCTCCTGTTCACGCTCTCGATGCTGGCGATCTACCGGATCGGCTTCTTTATCCCGTTGCCCGGCGTCAACCAGGAAGTCCTCAGCAAATCCCTCGGCAACGCGACCGGCGGGCTGGGCAACCTCGTCAGCTACATGCAGATCTTTACCGGCGGCTCGCTGAGCCAGTCGACGATCTTCGGCCTGGGGATCATGCCCTACATCTCGGCCGCGATTATCTTTCAGCTCCTGGGCAGCGTCTCCGAACGACTCAAGGCGCTGAAAAAAGAAGGCCCGGTCGGCCAGCAGAAGATTCAGGAATACACCCGCTACGCCACGGTCGCGCTCTGCCTTGTACAGGCGATATTCTGGCTTCGCTATATGCCGTCCATCGGGGCGGTCTATCCCGAGTACGTCTCCAGCCCGATCTACTGGGTCTGCGGTGTGCTGGGCCTCACGGCCGGCTCCGTCTTCCTGATGTGGCTGGGCGAGCAGATCGATAAGTACGGCATCGGCAACGGCGTCTCGCTCATCATCACCGCCGGCATCATCGCCGGCATGCCCAACGCGATCGGTCAGATCGTCGGCGGGTTCTCACTCACCGGCGAGGGCGGCGAGTACGACATCATGACGGTGATCTTCCTGGTCGCCTCCTTTGTCCTGGTCGTCGCGGGCGCCGTCATCATCACCCAGGGCCAGCGCCGCATCCCGATCCAGCAGGCCAAGCACACGCGCGGCCGACGGGTCTACGGCGGACAAAAAAGCTACCTCCCGCTGCGGGTCAACCACGGCGGCGTCATGCCGATCATCTTCGCGTCCTCGCTGATGATCTTCCCGTCCATCCTGCTCGCCTGGCTTGTGCCCCAGTTCCCGCAGACGCCGGGCGACACCGGCTTCACGGCGGTCATGGCCAGCATCGTCGGCTTCCTCAACCGCGAACTGGGCGATATGACCGGGTACATCTACGCGGTGCTCTACCTCGCGATGATCTACTTCTTCAGCTACTTCTGGACCTCCGTCCAGTTCAACCCCGAAGAGACCGCGACCAACCTCCGCGACCACGGCAGCTTTATCCCGGGCCTCAGGCCCGGGCCGCGCACGGCCGAGTACCTCGAGACCGTGATGGAACGCATCACCTACGTCGGGGCCGGCTTCCTCTGCGCGATCGCGATCGTGCCGACGATCGTCTCGGCCTTCTTCGGGATCCCGTTCATGATTACCCAGTTCCTCGGCGGGACGGGTCTGCTGATCTGCGTGAGCGTGATGCTGGACTTTGTTCAGCGGATCGAGGCGCAGCTGATGATGCGAAATTACAGCGGCTTCCTCGAAGGGGGCGGCGGGGGTGGGTCCAAGATCCGCCGGACTCGGTAA
- the rplR gene encoding 50S ribosomal protein L18, producing the protein MDKQKAKAKARSRRKAGIRKGVFGSAQKPRLSVFRSSKHVYVQLIDDFTGNTLASASTVQSKTEKGGNIAAAAEIGKTIAEKAKSAGIEQVAFDRNGFKYHGRVKALADAAREGGLKF; encoded by the coding sequence ATGGACAAGCAAAAAGCCAAAGCAAAAGCCCGGTCGCGCCGCAAGGCCGGCATCCGCAAGGGCGTGTTCGGGTCCGCTCAGAAGCCGCGCCTCAGCGTCTTCCGAAGCTCGAAGCACGTGTATGTGCAACTGATCGACGACTTCACCGGCAACACCCTCGCCTCGGCGAGCACCGTGCAGTCCAAGACCGAGAAGGGCGGCAACATCGCCGCCGCCGCGGAGATCGGTAAGACGATCGCCGAGAAGGCGAAGTCGGCCGGGATCGAGCAGGTCGCGTTTGACCGCAACGGGTTCAAGTACCACGGCCGGGTCAAGGCCCTCGCCGACGCCGCCCGCGAGGGCGGGCTCAAGTTCTAA
- the rplF gene encoding 50S ribosomal protein L6, translated as MSRVGRKPIDIVKGVTVKINGNEIAVNGPKGDLKINTRPEVKVTLDEDNKQVVVERTSETRLARAMHGTTRSLIQNMIVGVTEGYQKDLQIVGVGWGANLKGNKVELNLGYADTRVVEVPSHIDCEVKGQSIKISGADKQAVGQLAAKIRQHRKPEPYNGKGVMFVGERVLRKQGKAFGS; from the coding sequence ATGTCCCGCGTCGGAAGAAAACCCATCGACATCGTCAAAGGTGTCACCGTCAAGATCAACGGCAACGAGATCGCGGTCAACGGCCCCAAGGGCGACCTCAAGATCAACACCCGCCCCGAGGTCAAAGTCACACTCGACGAAGACAACAAGCAGGTCGTCGTCGAACGCACCAGCGAGACCCGCCTGGCCCGCGCGATGCATGGCACGACCCGCTCGCTCATCCAGAACATGATCGTCGGCGTCACCGAGGGCTACCAGAAAGACCTCCAGATCGTCGGCGTCGGCTGGGGCGCGAACCTCAAGGGCAACAAGGTCGAGCTCAACCTCGGCTACGCCGACACCCGAGTCGTCGAAGTACCCTCGCACATCGACTGCGAAGTCAAGGGCCAGAGCATCAAGATCTCCGGTGCCGACAAGCAGGCCGTGGGCCAGCTCGCCGCGAAGATCCGTCAGCACCGCAAGCCCGAGCCCTACAACGGCAAGGGCGTCATGTTCGTCGGCGAACGTGTGCTGCGTAAGCAAGGCAAGGCCTTCGGCAGCTAA
- the rpsH gene encoding 30S ribosomal protein S8, whose protein sequence is MAQSDPIADMLTRVRNATRNQSERVDCRNSKVCAGIAKTLQHEGYITGHDVIDDGRQGILRLHLKYGPHGEQLINVIKRESKPGRRVYTKVADLPRPLGGLGIAILTTPKGVLSDRQCREESVGGELLCTVE, encoded by the coding sequence ATGGCACAGAGCGACCCGATCGCCGACATGCTCACCCGCGTCCGAAACGCCACCCGCAACCAGAGCGAGCGCGTGGACTGCCGCAACTCTAAAGTGTGCGCCGGCATCGCCAAGACCCTGCAGCACGAGGGCTACATCACCGGCCACGACGTCATCGACGACGGCCGGCAGGGCATCCTCCGCCTGCACCTGAAGTACGGGCCCCACGGCGAGCAGCTCATCAATGTGATCAAGCGCGAGTCCAAGCCCGGCCGACGCGTCTACACCAAGGTCGCCGACCTCCCGCGCCCGCTGGGCGGCCTGGGCATCGCGATCCTCACCACGCCCAAGGGCGTGCTCTCCGACCGCCAGTGCCGAGAAGAAAGCGTCGGCGGCGAACTGCTCTGCACCGTCGAGTAA
- the rpsN gene encoding 30S ribosomal protein S14 has product MSSKSTIGRNERVKKTVAKYAEKRAKMKKEGDYIGLQMLPRDASPTRVRNLCALTGRSRGVYRKFKLSRIKLRELAHQGKIPGMRKASW; this is encoded by the coding sequence ATGTCATCGAAATCAACCATCGGACGCAACGAACGCGTCAAGAAGACCGTCGCCAAGTACGCCGAGAAGCGTGCGAAGATGAAGAAAGAGGGCGACTACATCGGGCTGCAGATGCTCCCGCGCGACGCGAGCCCAACCCGCGTGCGAAACCTGTGCGCCCTGACCGGCCGAAGCCGCGGCGTGTACCGCAAGTTCAAGCTGTCCCGCATCAAGCTGCGCGAACTCGCCCACCAGGGCAAGATCCCCGGCATGCGTAAGGCCTCTTGGTAA
- the rplE gene encoding 50S ribosomal protein L5, which produces MTTATPTVPRMKEKFQTEVWDMVRSEFGVTNPMALPRLDKIVLTVGMGNQLDGTKLNPKAREQVISDLALITGQRPIMKKAKKAVSNFKLRVGYEVGAMVTVRGDRMWEFFDRLVSLAIPRIKDFRGLKDTSFDGRGSYSFGITEQGIFPEIDMANAQYMHGMNITMVFKNSTNEITKASLKTMGFPFVKPVEKKKKRQQA; this is translated from the coding sequence ATGACTACCGCAACCCCCACCGTCCCCCGCATGAAGGAAAAGTTTCAGACCGAGGTCTGGGACATGGTCCGCAGCGAATTCGGTGTGACCAACCCGATGGCGCTGCCCCGCCTGGACAAGATCGTCCTCACCGTCGGCATGGGCAACCAGCTCGACGGCACGAAGCTCAACCCCAAGGCCCGCGAGCAGGTCATCTCCGACCTCGCGCTCATCACCGGCCAGCGGCCGATCATGAAGAAGGCCAAGAAGGCCGTGTCGAACTTCAAGCTGCGTGTCGGCTACGAGGTCGGCGCGATGGTCACCGTCCGCGGCGACCGCATGTGGGAGTTCTTCGACCGCCTGGTCTCGCTCGCCATCCCACGAATCAAGGACTTCCGCGGGCTCAAGGACACCAGCTTCGACGGCCGGGGCAGCTACTCCTTCGGCATCACCGAACAGGGCATCTTCCCCGAGATCGACATGGCCAACGCCCAGTACATGCACGGCATGAACATCACGATGGTCTTCAAGAACTCGACCAACGAGATCACCAAGGCCTCGCTCAAGACGATGGGCTTCCCCTTCGTCAAGCCCGTCGAAAAGAAGAAGAAAAGGCAGCAGGCCTAA